In Alkalihalobacillus sp. FSL W8-0930, a single window of DNA contains:
- a CDS encoding MarC family protein, translating to MLSFTLQAIVSIFAIMNPIGNVPIFIAMTQTNTVRETRAIAFKAILTAFIILTAFLILGPFLFRAFGITVDALRIAGGIIIFGIGYNLVSAKSRHSHSLHEDEHQEGIEKNDISITPLGIPLIAGPGTIATVMSLTTAHTDRLSHTIGVFIAFTIILLVTYLIFYYSHWIHSKLNATELSIITRLMGLILTVMAVEMIVSGLKEVLTL from the coding sequence ATGCTTTCTTTTACACTTCAAGCGATTGTTTCAATCTTTGCAATCATGAACCCCATAGGGAATGTTCCCATTTTTATTGCAATGACACAAACAAATACCGTGCGAGAAACACGGGCAATTGCGTTTAAAGCGATTCTCACAGCATTTATCATTCTTACTGCCTTTCTCATTCTTGGGCCCTTTCTATTCCGTGCATTTGGCATCACCGTTGATGCACTTCGTATCGCAGGTGGCATTATTATCTTTGGGATTGGTTACAATTTAGTCAGTGCAAAGTCAAGGCACAGTCATTCTCTTCATGAAGATGAGCATCAAGAAGGGATCGAAAAAAACGATATTTCAATTACACCTCTTGGTATTCCGTTAATCGCTGGCCCCGGAACCATTGCGACGGTTATGAGTTTAACGACCGCTCACACCGACCGATTAAGTCATACGATTGGAGTGTTTATTGCTTTTACAATCATTCTCTTAGTGACCTACTTAATCTTTTATTACTCACACTGGATTCATAGCAAACTGAATGCGACAGAGCTCTCAATCATTACACGTTTAATGGGGCTTATCTTAACTGTAATGGCCGTGGAAATGATTGTTAGCGGGTTAAAAGAAGTTCTAACACTTTAA